In Chanodichthys erythropterus isolate Z2021 chromosome 20, ASM2448905v1, whole genome shotgun sequence, the genomic stretch CAAAGAAAaagaatttaattatttatttaaaaaaataaaatattaaatgatgTATACTATACTATGTATACTATAGaagataagtaaattattatttatattataaattaataataatgtacttATTTATTCTAATAGTATGCattacatatgtgtgtgtgcatactttatatttatatatatatatatatatatataataaattttactttacatacatatatgttaaacattacaataaaagaaaacaacagaaatgcaaatattttcaatattttcatatttaaaaaaaaaaaaaaaaaaaaagctttatgcTTGCCTGGATACTGTGACTGGGGTTGTTCTCGGTGTCTGTCTGGTCATCCTGCTCAGATGAATCTGTCTCCTCCAGTGTCTGTAGCTCTAGTTCAGAGGGCAGCAGGGCACTCAGGTAAGGGATGGAGCTCGGCCTTGCAGCGATCACTGATTACACACAcatcacatgaataaacatTCATTAGAAAGGCAAAAGGTCAGTCAAAGTAAAATGGGTCACTGGTTATATCTGGGACAGAAAAACTCACAAGGAAATGCACTGATGTCGTCCTTAAAAAGGCTTTGTGTCTCTCCGGTCTTGGCCATGAAGCGTGTGAGAGCACGCTCCACATCTCTCCTTTGTGATGCTGCCTTCTCTCTCACCACCTGGTAATCTGACACAGGCTCTCGAAAGGTCTAAAAGGTCACACAAAAGTGAGATATGTTCTTAATATCAGCGGTTATTATGCTGAAGGATCGCACAATAACAGGACAACAGGTGAACAATAGAGGACTTACTGGTGTTTTGATGTATGTATGAGGATCTGGGAACTCTGGGAAGTGGCTGGGGATGTGTGTTGGATGAGTGCGCTTCTGTCCAGCCGTGAGGGCTTTTGGGACCACTGGAGCATTTGTTACTGGAGCTGTTCAACGCAGAAgtgttatacatttaaaaaggaACAGTTACAGCAAATTATATAAGATAAATGGATATATTAGTGAAAAACGGTACACGTACGTGCAGTTATGACCATCCTTTGGGATCTTTTGGCATACACTGGAAGAGTATCCACATTAAATCCtgcaaatgtgaaaaagtaacacTAAAATGATTCAACCACACAAGTACAGAGCTCCTAAAAGTacctttgcaaaaaaaaaaccccacagaCTTTTGCATGAGCGCGAGAAACTTTTCAGAAACTTTTCAACTTTTTGCGGAATATAAAGGGGAGGCTCACGCTAAATAAGTAGCTGGATTCAGCCTTATACTAGAAAAATTGCtctaacaaaatataaaatttaagcACTTTTTATCAGCCTAATGAGCACAGCCGTATTGCACCATCAGCCCGTTTCTGGGCCGTCACAGAGGATAAGCGGATATGATATAAGACCGTGAAATTAGAGGTATACTGCCCTAATAAAAGCAAAATTGAGCAAATTGTTTTGCAATCTTTATTAATTCATGCGCATTCATACTCTCGTTTTCTTCATAGTAAAATGGCAGTGATGCACAAAGGAAATAGGTAACGGTATACTGTACATAAACTGGAAATTGTAATAGTTTCACATGAGCATGCTAAAGTctgtacattttttatttttgcaaatgtcCCATTAAGGTCTCTGTAAAGAAGTGAAATCTATTATACTTTAACTATATATCGATAAAAGGGGAACCAACCCATTTCGACCAGAGTGATGACCACATCAGAGAGTGTAGGGGTGCTTCTAGCTGTGTGCTCACAGTTTGCCTTCGCACAACGTCCAACCTCAGTGATATCTATCACAAGACAATGAGACTCTTAATATagtaacataaaataaactatttgaaataaaacttaaaatgaacacgatatgtttatatgtaatactaataatataattcatACTAATAGTATACTAAcagtataattattttataattaatatataattaattaacaaaaaaaacaagaaaaataaataaaaaataaaaagtttaaacatttatttaagaaTGTAACGAACAAAAAATAACCCTGCAAATCAAATTCCatgatattattttattttgtatatata encodes the following:
- the taf8 gene encoding transcription initiation factor TFIID subunit 8 — protein: MLNNRGKSNRVKMADSVMMGSASLNSGSRSGSSKTSTSPTENYQLARRRTLQVVVSSLLTECGFESAEKAAVETLTEMMQSYITEVGRCAKANCEHTARSTPTLSDVVITLVEMGFNVDTLPVYAKRSQRMVITAPPVTNAPVVPKALTAGQKRTHPTHIPSHFPEFPDPHTYIKTPTFREPVSDYQVVREKAASQRRDVERALTRFMAKTGETQSLFKDDISAFPLIAARPSSIPYLSALLPSELELQTLEETDSSEQDDQTDTENNPSHSIQDDSGTDKENSVLPPGGVVPTGKANEENMIDNPYLRPVKKPKVRRKK